From a single Mycosarcoma maydis chromosome 2, whole genome shotgun sequence genomic region:
- a CDS encoding uncharacterized protein (related to HLJ1 - Co-chaperone for Hsp40p) produces the protein MEADDAQKALRLAFKHDANGDTAAAIKWAKKSIAIFKTPSAEALLVRLEKSGASGSGTSASASTSSKSATASASSSAEGLRSRSSAQANGRSASETAHSAPKRSYTQAQMEVVTRIKKAGGDFYQVLGVEKTVDDNGIKKAYKKLALQLHPDKNGAPGADEAFKSVSKAFSILTDADKRAAYDRYGGDPDNARSAAGAAAAGHGNPFGGMRGTPFRGGGMYGDEIDPNDLFNMFFGGGGMGMGGAQFGGTTFTFGGPGMRTHQFRQQRAGPRRAQADPQNANIFLQLLPLLVLGLFSLLAYAPSLFSTPDPSFRWQPSSLYKTQRMTTKHHIPYYVNDHQFNTHPFVTGERSSKDLAGFESRVENAYKQAMYSSCERDKENQERRLAATRGFLGIGADEAEAKKIREEVYPSCENLKQFGIYI, from the coding sequence ATGGAAGCCGACGACGCTCAGAAAGCTTTGCGGCTTGCGTTCAAGCACGATGCAAATGGCGATACTGCAGCTGCTATCAAGTGGGCCAAAAAgagcatcgccatcttcaaGACACCGTCAGCTGAAGCGCTGCTAGTAAGGCTCGAGAAGAGCGGCGCTTCCGGCAGTGGaacatcagcatcagcttcgACATCATCGAAGTCTGCCACTGCTagcgcctcttcctccgccGAAGGGCTTCGCTCTCGTTCAAGCGCACAGGCCAACGGACGTTCGGCATCCGAGACTGCCCACTCGGCGCCAAAAAGATCATATACGCAGGCTCAGATGGAAGTAGTGACCAGGATCAAAAAGGCGGGAGGCGATTTCTACCAAGTGCTCGGGGTGGAGAAGACAGTGGATGATAATGGAATTAAAAAGGCATACAAGAAGCTGGCCTTGCAGTTGCACCCGGATAAAAACGGCGCTCCTGGCGCAGACGAGGCGTTCAAGTCCGTATCCAAGGCGTTTAGCATCCTCACCGACGCAGATAAGAGGGCAGCATACGACCGATACGGAGGCGATCCGGACAACGCAagatcagcagcaggcgcgGCGGCCGCGGGTCATGGCAATCCGTTCGGCGGAATGAGAGGGACACCCTTCCGCGGTGGTGGGATGTACGgagacgagatcgatcCGAATGACCTATTCAACATGTTctttggcggcggcggcatGGGTATGGGCGGAGCACAATTTGGCGGCACCACGTTCACTTTTGGCGGTCCAGGCATGCGCACGCATCAGTTccgacagcagcgcgctggtccacgtcgagctcaagccgATCCACAGAACGCCAATATTTTTTTACAactgcttccgcttctcGTGCTAGGTCTCTTCAGCTTGCTAGCTTACGCACCTTCGCTTTTCTCGACGCCCGACCCGAGCTTCAGGTGGCAACCATCGAGCCTGTACAAGACACAACGCATGACAACAAAACATCACATTCCGTATTACGTCAACGATCACCAATTCAACACCCATCCTTTCGTCACTGGCgaacgcagcagcaaagaccTCGCTGGCTTCGAAAGCCGCGTAGAGAATGCGTACAAGCAAGCTATGTACTCGAGCTGCGAACGGGACAAAGAGAATCAAGAGAGGAGATTGGCAGCCACACGAGGTTTCTTGGGCATTGGCGCCGATGAAGCggaggccaagaagatcaGGGAGGAGGTCTATCCTAGCTGCGAGAACCTGAAGCAGTTTGGCATTTACATTTGA
- a CDS encoding putative E2 ubiquitin-conjugating protein RAD6, whose amino-acid sequence MSTPSKKRLIRDFKRLSTDPPGGISGAPCADNLMIWNAVIFGPADTPFEDGTFKLVLTFDESYPNKPPTVKFLSKMFHPNVYANGELCLDILQNRWSPTYDVAAILTSIQSLLHDPNPNSPANAEAASLYRENMKEYVRRVKATVEASWLDDGEMPESIEEDDEAEAEAEAEATVDRSAPQTASA is encoded by the exons ATG TCGACACCTTCAAAAAAGCGACTGATTCGAGACTTCAAACGCCTCTCCACCGATCCGCCTGGTGGCATATCTGGCGCACCTTGTGCTGACAACCTCATGATCTGGAACGCCGTCATCTTCGGTCCCGCAGACACGCCATTTGAAGACGGCACGTTCAAGCTCGTGCTGACTTTCGACGAATCCTATCCCAACAAACCACCCACCGTCAAGTTTCTTTCCAAAATGTTTCATCCCAACGTGTATGCCAATGGCGAATTGTGTCTGGACATCTTGCAGAACAGGTGGAGTCCGACGTACGATGTGGCGGCGATCTTGACAAGCATTCAGAGCTTGTTGCACGATCCCAATCCGAATTCGCCGGCGAACGCCGAGGCGGCGAGCTTGTACCGGGAGAACATGAAGGAGTACGTCAGGAGGGTCAAGGCGACAGTGGAGGCGAGTTGGTTGGACGATGGAGAGATGCCGGAGTCTATtgaagaggacgacgaggcggaggcagaggcagaggcggaAGCAACCGTGGATAGGTCTGCGCCGCAAACGGCTTCGGCATAG